The genomic stretch TGGCGATGGAACATGCAGAAATCAAGAGTGCAAAGGATCAAATGGAACACGCACGAGGTTGCGTGCGATCATCAGAAACGGCTTGACAACGTCAGTGAACTGTGGGGTGTGATGGACGAGCATTGCCGTTTGCTCAAGGAACTGATGGACAAAACGAGAGAAGAACAGGATGAGTTAAAGCAGATGCAGCGACGCCTAAATGCGTGGGTGACCGATGAGAGCGCGCTGCGAGAGGTGCGCTTGGATCTCCTTGAACGAACAGGATTTTCTCGGGTTGACGCTTGCTTTGATTACTGAGGTGGTGGCGACATCGGCTGAGGATCAAACGATTGAGCTGGATGTCGTAGGTCGATGGTAGGAGGAGTTGAGACGTTATTTTCAGCGATGATGTTGAACCGGGGTGCAGAGAGAGGCGGGGATTGTTCAAAGATCAGATGGATCGTAAAATGACGGGTTTTTCGTACCATTCTGGATGAAGATGGAGAGAATACGCCGCCATTTTTTCAGCTTTGTTGTCTTGGAGATCAACAATTCATACTAGTGCAATGATTAATAGCCATGCAACACTCAGGTTGCACCGCTATTGCAGATAAGCCACTGTTGACTGAATTGAATAACTAATCACGAATTAAGGGTAGCCCAAATTGGCTGCCCTCGCTCCTTATCACCGCTTATCGATTTTCCAATAAATCATGTCTTCCACTTGAGATAGCTTTTTCATGCCGACTTTTTCTAGCACACGTACAGACGGTGTGTTAGTGACTAGGCACTCTGCAGTAACGCTATTAACGTTGGATTGATGGAAAGCCCATTCAATCAATGCCTGAGCCATCTCTGTAGCATATCCTTGCCCCTGGTACTTTGGAATAATGTCATACCCAATTTCCACATTCCCGAGTTCATCAGGCGAGGATTTGAAACCCATCGTTCCAATCAAAATAGAATTAGAAACATGGACAATCATGCCACTCCATTGCCCAATGCTCGGATCTCGCTCAAGTTCCTCCAATGTCATTGGTAATAGGAATTCTCGAACAGGATCGCTTGGAAAATCGTGAGGTACTTCAAGTTCTAGTATTTGGGATAGCCTTGACTTGTCCTCAATAGCTGCCAGCACTAATTCTTGATTCCATGACACCATACGAAGACGTTTAGTTACTAAATTCGTCACTTTACAGATCCCCTTAATGGGGATTGAAAACAACCAATCCCCTAGAATTTTTGATTGAGGACTGGACTGAATATAATATGCACAGTCGTACCCCTTTGCATTTTAAATTGAGTAAATAACATCACAATTTATGTTAATATTCATTCAGTTTTCCTGCCCAAGAACGCAGCAAGATGAGCTTTTAACGAATGCATGTTCATGCACGACTGTCGCAACTGTCGTGACTGCAGATAAGCCCAATGGTTCGAGAACGGAGCCAGTGCCTACGGCCGTTCTATCCCCGTCGGTGAGTGCCGTTGACACATTGGACTAGTTTACAAGCATTCGAATGATACTTGTTTTGCCATGTCTCCCGAAGTAATTGACTGGTGTGACCGATATGTAGTTCTCGCCAACATGGAGAGAAACCTCAAGGCTATGTTGAGTCACAGTCGATGGCTCATCGTTGATTCTTACGTCGTAGTGGTCAAACCAAGGCATTGTATGTTTGAAATTCAGGGTAACTTTCCGAGTGTCTTCAATAGGCGTTTCTTTTGTCACACCACTTGGAATCCACTGAATCTCCACGGTGTTCAATGAAAAATCGATCTTTGTGCGGTCGCATGTGTATTCGAATGTTTGTCTCATCCTCTGGAACACAATGGGCGGCTGCTCATGTGGATCGTAATAGAACAATTCATTCCCATCACTGCTTCCCGTGGTACTCTTACTGCGGTTGAAACTATACATTCGCCTCACAGCAAAGTGATAGTAATATTCCTCCCAAAATCGAGTAAACCCATGAAAACCACTAT from Ferroacidibacillus organovorans encodes the following:
- a CDS encoding GNAT family N-acetyltransferase produces the protein MTNLVTKRLRMVSWNQELVLAAIEDKSRLSQILELEVPHDFPSDPVREFLLPMTLEELERDPSIGQWSGMIVHVSNSILIGTMGFKSSPDELGNVEIGYDIIPKYQGQGYATEMAQALIEWAFHQSNVNSVTAECLVTNTPSVRVLEKVGMKKLSQVEDMIYWKIDKR